One window of Chloroflexus aggregans DSM 9485 genomic DNA carries:
- the galK gene encoding galactokinase: MFELSTIYAAFERYFGKPPTRIARAPGRVNLIGEHTDYNDGFVFPMALDRATYVAARPRDDRIVRVFSVKFRDEDQFDLDHIVRDTQRQWVNYIRGVAKGLLARDLPLRGADLLIDSDVPSGSGLSSSAALEVAVGYTFQLLNQINLLGEELALLAQGAEHSFVGVKCGIMDQLIAALGEAGHALLIDCRDLSYRPIPIPTGVRVVVCDSGVRHRLAGSEYNQRRAGCEEAVRILRPALGKIQALRDVRSTDLAEYGHLLPPELLPLVRHVVSENERTLAAADALAAGDVVKMGQLMVESHQSLRDDYCVSIAELDTLVDLALAAPGCYGSRMTGGGFGGSTVSLVEAEKVDEFVAAMIAGYAIRTGRTLQPLVCTAGAGVSCVYASEEE, from the coding sequence ATGTTTGAATTATCGACGATTTATGCCGCATTTGAGCGGTATTTCGGTAAACCACCTACCCGAATCGCTCGTGCTCCCGGTCGGGTTAATTTGATCGGCGAACATACCGACTATAACGATGGATTCGTTTTTCCGATGGCGCTCGATCGGGCAACTTATGTTGCTGCTCGTCCACGCGATGATCGAATTGTGCGTGTATTTAGCGTTAAATTCCGTGACGAGGATCAATTCGATCTCGATCACATTGTGCGTGATACGCAGCGCCAGTGGGTGAATTACATCCGGGGAGTGGCTAAAGGATTGTTAGCCCGTGATTTGCCCCTGCGTGGGGCCGATCTCTTGATCGATAGTGATGTACCCTCCGGTAGTGGTCTCTCGTCATCGGCAGCTCTCGAAGTGGCGGTTGGCTATACGTTCCAACTACTCAACCAGATCAACTTGCTCGGTGAGGAACTGGCGTTGCTCGCGCAAGGTGCTGAACATTCATTTGTCGGCGTTAAGTGTGGGATTATGGACCAGTTGATCGCTGCCCTGGGCGAGGCCGGTCATGCGCTGTTGATCGATTGCCGCGACTTAAGCTATCGTCCGATACCAATTCCCACCGGTGTGCGGGTTGTCGTGTGCGATAGCGGTGTGCGCCACCGCCTGGCCGGTTCTGAATACAATCAGCGGCGGGCCGGTTGCGAGGAGGCGGTCCGCATCCTGCGTCCGGCGTTGGGCAAGATCCAAGCGCTTCGCGATGTCCGTTCGACCGATCTCGCCGAGTACGGTCATCTGCTCCCGCCAGAACTGCTGCCGCTCGTCCGCCATGTTGTGAGCGAGAACGAACGCACGTTGGCCGCTGCCGATGCCCTTGCCGCCGGTGATGTGGTGAAGATGGGACAACTCATGGTTGAGTCACACCAGAGTCTACGCGACGATTATTGCGTCAGTATCGCCGAACTTGACACGCTGGTTGATCTGGCACTGGCTGCACCGGGGTGTTATGGCAGCCGCATGACCGGGGGTGGCTTTGGCGGTAGTACCGTCTCGTTGGTCGAAGCGGAGAAGGTTGATGAGTTCGTCGCGGCGATGATCGCCGGTTATGCCATTCGAACCGGACGTACTCTGCAACCGTTGGTCTGTACGGCGGGCGCCGGTGTTTCGTGCGTTTACGCGAGTGAGGAGGAATAG
- a CDS encoding alpha/beta fold hydrolase, with translation MVGKLLTPLSTAAVPLIYGISHRMLLRLGATSHERRLAGIRAHYYLMPARGNGQLPILLLHGIADRAQTWAFVMPRLTDIGPVYALDLAGFGLSGFPPGQRYATIAQQVALVQAMIRDVIGRPTLLVGNSMGGWIAVRVALASPELVAGIVLLAPGGALLRGRESWEPFLQTIELPDKRAVRTVLRQMYGRPPLPLYFAGEGLRMIFRRDPVTQFVAAVDERDMLYPEELRSLRVPVAMIWGDADHFIPRESRDFFCTNIPNARVLILPNCGHMPQQQRPREVAAFIHDVARDIAGTSVNTPSSSTH, from the coding sequence ATGGTGGGTAAGCTGTTAACGCCCCTCTCAACGGCAGCCGTTCCCCTGATCTACGGGATTAGCCATCGGATGCTGTTACGGTTGGGCGCGACGAGTCACGAACGGCGCTTAGCCGGTATCCGCGCCCATTACTATCTGATGCCGGCACGAGGGAATGGCCAATTGCCGATCCTTTTGTTACACGGTATTGCCGACCGTGCCCAGACATGGGCATTTGTGATGCCACGCCTCACCGATATTGGCCCGGTGTATGCACTCGATTTGGCCGGTTTTGGTCTGAGTGGCTTTCCTCCCGGTCAGCGTTACGCTACGATTGCCCAGCAGGTAGCACTGGTACAGGCGATGATCCGCGACGTGATCGGTCGGCCTACGTTGCTGGTAGGGAATTCGATGGGCGGATGGATCGCGGTGCGCGTCGCTCTGGCTTCGCCTGAATTGGTGGCAGGTATCGTCTTACTTGCGCCGGGCGGAGCGCTCTTGCGTGGGCGTGAGTCGTGGGAGCCGTTCTTGCAAACTATTGAGTTGCCCGATAAGCGAGCAGTTCGCACCGTGTTGCGCCAGATGTACGGGCGACCACCCTTACCATTGTATTTTGCCGGTGAAGGGTTGCGGATGATCTTCCGGCGTGATCCGGTCACTCAGTTTGTGGCCGCAGTTGATGAGCGTGATATGTTGTACCCCGAAGAGCTGCGGTCGTTACGGGTACCGGTGGCAATGATTTGGGGCGACGCCGACCACTTTATCCCCCGTGAGTCGCGCGATTTCTTTTGTACCAATATACCGAATGCGCGCGTGTTGATCTTGCCGAATTGCGGTCATATGCCACAACAACAACGACCACGCGAGGTCGCCGCTTTTATTCATGATGTTGCCCGTGACATTGCAGGGACATCGGTGAACACACCTTCTTCATCTACCCACTGA
- a CDS encoding glycosyltransferase family 39 protein, whose translation MGSSSTYTSIIEQLQRRPPTRLHALVRQPVVWLGLLMLLGLGLRLWFLAVNRIDPRFSAADDGDYYVRALQFAVTGEYHDNSWLVRPPGHIFFFAAMLKIGLWLGDPAIGISLIRAVQVGLSLALIPLGYDIAQRLFDRRTGVIFATILAVWMPMVELPALILSEPLFFSMLVIHAWMLVRWRDERRSGWLIGAGITLALAALARSPGLYGVPFAVLFIALSAWHAAHQPRLRRVIPALLSFLLPFAITIAPWTIRNYLLYHDLIVVDTLGPVNLWIAMSDAVHEGRGEGEAKAILLQIPQSERQRFVSAELRRILQTEPWRFTRNFWPHFQHIWKAQFIEDFFVKASFFTRPLRSVWPLGLIGDLIWFAFIVAAPFTLLSRLREGAFRIIALGWIGYTCLMVMLTHVEPRYLLPIWLWLALYGAAAVARIGQQPLRFDRYSRAGLAVSLALIALIIGYRDYPQVIRNGIAREQAWMTAQQAIARNDPSAVEQAYQAMLTADPDFADGRTDFARWLLAQGRYDETWQVIGDYQTHRGNLIRGALARAQGDAETARLLLRNTEELGGEDVQRLALEWLSPSPTSVLTLGNDLDLGYVMGFALGERVGDTTFRWLQREGVIRLPVPTALTGTEIIALRLAAPQPTPLTVMVGSQAYQINVVPGGWRVYLLPLPATTRGTDEVVITLQAPTFVPYRQFADNADARPLSVMVNQIAIR comes from the coding sequence ATGGGTTCTTCGTCGACGTACACATCAATCATTGAACAATTGCAGCGCAGGCCGCCGACCCGCCTACACGCATTGGTCCGGCAACCGGTCGTTTGGCTGGGACTCTTGATGCTGCTGGGTCTCGGCTTACGACTATGGTTTTTAGCCGTCAACCGGATCGACCCGCGCTTTTCCGCCGCCGATGACGGCGATTATTATGTGCGTGCGTTGCAATTTGCCGTTACCGGTGAATACCACGACAACTCGTGGTTGGTACGCCCACCCGGCCACATCTTCTTCTTTGCGGCTATGCTGAAGATCGGTCTTTGGTTGGGTGATCCGGCAATTGGCATCTCCTTAATCCGGGCCGTGCAGGTTGGATTATCGCTTGCCCTGATCCCACTTGGCTATGACATAGCGCAGCGTCTATTCGACCGGCGTACCGGTGTGATCTTTGCCACAATTCTCGCCGTTTGGATGCCGATGGTTGAATTGCCGGCTCTGATACTGAGTGAGCCGCTCTTCTTCAGCATGCTGGTGATCCACGCATGGATGCTCGTGCGTTGGCGTGACGAACGACGATCAGGTTGGTTGATCGGGGCCGGTATCACGCTGGCGTTGGCTGCTCTGGCCCGCTCTCCCGGTCTGTACGGTGTACCGTTTGCGGTACTGTTTATCGCTCTGAGCGCATGGCACGCTGCGCATCAACCGCGTCTCCGGCGTGTGATACCGGCATTGCTGAGCTTCTTGTTGCCATTCGCAATAACCATTGCGCCGTGGACGATCCGTAATTATCTGCTGTACCACGACCTCATCGTGGTTGACACCCTCGGCCCGGTCAATCTGTGGATTGCGATGAGCGATGCTGTGCATGAAGGGCGTGGTGAAGGCGAGGCCAAAGCGATATTACTACAAATTCCACAAAGTGAGCGGCAACGATTTGTCAGTGCTGAACTGAGACGAATTTTACAAACGGAACCTTGGCGATTTACTCGCAATTTCTGGCCACATTTTCAACATATCTGGAAGGCTCAATTTATTGAAGATTTTTTTGTTAAAGCGAGCTTCTTCACTCGTCCGTTACGCTCGGTGTGGCCGCTCGGGCTTATCGGCGATCTGATATGGTTCGCGTTTATCGTCGCTGCACCGTTTACGCTGCTATCACGTCTGCGCGAAGGAGCCTTCCGCATTATTGCTCTCGGTTGGATTGGGTATACCTGCCTTATGGTGATGCTCACTCACGTCGAGCCGCGTTATCTCTTGCCCATCTGGCTCTGGTTAGCGCTGTATGGCGCAGCAGCAGTGGCGCGAATCGGTCAACAGCCGTTGCGCTTCGATCGATATAGCCGGGCGGGGTTGGCGGTAAGCTTGGCTCTGATCGCGCTGATCATCGGCTACCGCGATTACCCGCAGGTCATTCGGAACGGGATCGCACGCGAACAGGCGTGGATGACTGCCCAACAAGCCATCGCCCGCAATGATCCTTCGGCGGTTGAGCAGGCATATCAGGCGATGTTAACTGCCGATCCCGATTTTGCCGATGGACGTACCGATTTTGCCCGTTGGCTTCTTGCCCAAGGTCGCTACGATGAGACATGGCAGGTGATCGGTGATTACCAAACCCACCGTGGTAATTTAATCCGTGGGGCATTAGCTCGTGCCCAAGGTGATGCCGAAACGGCAAGGTTGCTTCTGCGCAATACTGAAGAGTTGGGCGGTGAGGATGTTCAGCGGCTAGCCTTGGAGTGGCTTTCACCATCGCCCACGTCTGTTCTTACCCTCGGCAACGATCTCGACCTCGGTTACGTGATGGGATTTGCCCTCGGTGAACGGGTAGGTGATACGACGTTTCGCTGGTTACAACGCGAGGGTGTCATTCGTTTGCCGGTACCGACCGCGCTGACCGGCACCGAGATCATCGCGCTACGGCTCGCTGCCCCCCAACCAACGCCCCTCACAGTAATGGTCGGTTCCCAGGCATACCAGATCAACGTTGTACCGGGCGGTTGGCGGGTGTATCTTCTCCCCCTCCCGGCAACCACCCGAGGTACCGATGAAGTGGTCATCACGCTACAGGCGCCGACGTTTGTACCGTACCGTCAATTTGCCGATAATGCCGATGCACGCCCGCTAAGCGTGATGGTAAACCAAATAGCCATACGATAA
- the ubiE gene encoding bifunctional demethylmenaquinone methyltransferase/2-methoxy-6-polyprenyl-1,4-benzoquinol methylase UbiE, with product MNVLPPPEEKAAYVERMFARIARGYDRVNRVMTFGLDQGWRRKVVEYVAPPVNGHALDVGTGTGDFLPELAAWAREGIVIGVDFTVPMMRAGQPKIADLTANGRAFFIAGDALQLPFPDNTFDSITTGFVLRNVVDIPAALREMYRVARPGAMMACLEVARPRNPIVRWGHRLYFEQVVPWIGALLGGDRRAYTYLPQSARLFPSPDRLAEMMREAGWRYVFYRLYGLGAVAIHVGAKV from the coding sequence ATGAATGTATTACCACCCCCAGAAGAAAAAGCGGCGTATGTCGAACGGATGTTTGCCCGCATTGCCCGTGGCTACGATCGGGTTAATCGGGTCATGACATTCGGCTTAGATCAGGGTTGGCGACGAAAAGTAGTCGAATACGTAGCGCCACCGGTCAATGGGCACGCGCTTGATGTAGGGACCGGCACCGGCGATTTTTTGCCCGAACTCGCAGCGTGGGCGCGCGAAGGGATCGTGATTGGGGTCGACTTTACCGTACCGATGATGCGTGCCGGTCAGCCGAAGATCGCCGATCTGACGGCCAATGGGCGGGCCTTCTTCATCGCCGGTGACGCACTACAGTTGCCTTTTCCCGATAATACTTTCGACTCGATTACAACCGGCTTCGTGTTACGAAACGTCGTTGATATACCTGCGGCGCTACGTGAAATGTATCGGGTAGCTCGCCCCGGCGCGATGATGGCCTGCCTTGAAGTGGCTCGTCCGCGTAATCCGATTGTCCGCTGGGGGCATCGTCTCTACTTCGAGCAGGTGGTACCGTGGATCGGCGCACTGCTCGGCGGCGATCGGCGTGCGTATACCTATCTGCCACAATCGGCACGTCTCTTTCCCTCGCCCGACCGTCTGGCCGAGATGATGCGCGAAGCCGGTTGGCGGTATGTCTTTTATCGGCTGTACGGTCTCGGCGCCGTCGCTATCCATGTTGGGGCGAAGGTGTAG
- a CDS encoding glycosyltransferase family 2 protein: protein MQTTPHMTSVVAGDYPFTVSVVIPAYNEAHGIARVIERIRTYIPTAEIIVVDDCSQDDTAAVARAAGARVIRHPVNRGNGAAVKTGIRRAHGEVVLLMDADGQMDPRYIPDLLSGIAAGYDMVVGARTRDTQGDSIFRRLGNRALDALGSYLVETEVRDLTSGYRAIRREVIMEFINLLPNRYSYPTTSTLALLKAGYHVGYVPVMGQRRQGGQSGQKLLRNGIRFGLIILRIVSLFAPLRIYLPVALVMQVLALISFLISFFLTDPFRFHIPNSAVGLFVGSIIIFMFGLNAEQVAALRFQRPPHVQQED from the coding sequence ATGCAAACTACGCCTCATATGACGTCGGTCGTAGCCGGCGACTATCCCTTCACAGTGAGTGTTGTCATTCCGGCTTACAATGAAGCCCATGGTATCGCCAGAGTTATTGAGCGTATCCGCACCTACATCCCTACCGCCGAAATTATTGTGGTCGATGACTGCTCACAGGACGACACGGCAGCCGTCGCGCGAGCGGCCGGTGCTCGCGTTATCCGTCATCCCGTCAACCGTGGTAACGGTGCCGCAGTGAAGACCGGCATCCGCCGTGCTCATGGTGAGGTGGTGTTGCTGATGGATGCCGATGGGCAGATGGATCCGCGCTACATTCCAGACCTCCTCAGCGGGATCGCTGCCGGTTACGATATGGTTGTCGGCGCGCGCACCCGCGACACCCAGGGCGACTCCATCTTCCGTCGTTTGGGGAACCGGGCGCTTGACGCTCTCGGGAGCTATCTGGTTGAGACCGAGGTACGTGATCTCACCAGTGGGTATCGGGCCATCCGCCGTGAGGTGATCATGGAGTTTATCAATTTGCTCCCCAACCGTTACTCATACCCAACAACCAGCACGCTCGCTTTGCTCAAGGCCGGTTACCACGTCGGTTATGTCCCGGTGATGGGTCAGCGACGGCAGGGTGGGCAAAGCGGACAAAAGTTGCTGCGCAATGGCATTCGTTTTGGTTTGATCATTCTTCGGATCGTTTCGCTCTTCGCACCCTTGCGCATCTACCTGCCGGTAGCCCTTGTGATGCAGGTCTTGGCGCTCATCTCCTTTCTCATCAGTTTCTTTCTCACCGATCCCTTCCGCTTCCATATCCCGAATTCAGCAGTCGGGTTATTTGTCGGCAGTATTATCATCTTCATGTTCGGACTAAATGCCGAACAAGTAGCGGCGTTGCGCTTCCAACGTCCGCCGCACGTGCAACAAGAGGACTAG
- a CDS encoding asparaginase codes for MPKLLILSTGGALVIRRALGSRDEQPLTLRPDLAVTVEEFANLPGSHLTPQQVFALAQRILAVREGYDGIVVASGSDTLEETAYLLDLLLPDGPPLTITSLPRLNAGGAFASNGLSTAITVATTPSAANLGALVVVDDTIYPAQSLQTQFSQGVGMFTAAGGALGRVEGDQVCFRYRPLNRQHIAAPRLVEPVDLIRVGQGADDRQLRHSIADNVAGIVIETLGSGRVPPWWLPAIGEAIRQRIPVVAVSRAGVGGLGDEFGFVGAYHDLRKLGVIFAHDLSGIKARLKLMAALAVARSPAELRTLFR; via the coding sequence ATGCCAAAACTACTAATCCTCTCAACCGGTGGTGCGTTAGTTATTCGACGGGCACTAGGTAGCCGCGACGAACAGCCGCTTACGTTACGTCCCGATCTTGCTGTGACCGTTGAAGAGTTTGCTAACCTGCCCGGTAGCCATCTGACGCCACAGCAGGTATTTGCATTAGCCCAACGTATTCTGGCGGTGCGCGAAGGGTACGACGGCATTGTCGTTGCTTCCGGGAGCGACACATTAGAGGAAACGGCGTACCTGCTCGATCTCCTGTTGCCCGACGGCCCACCACTCACCATAACGAGTTTACCGCGGCTTAACGCCGGTGGCGCATTTGCTTCCAATGGCTTATCGACAGCCATTACTGTTGCGACTACACCGTCGGCAGCCAATCTCGGCGCATTGGTAGTCGTTGATGATACCATCTACCCGGCACAGTCGCTCCAGACGCAGTTTAGTCAAGGTGTCGGTATGTTTACCGCTGCCGGCGGCGCACTGGGGCGGGTAGAAGGCGATCAAGTCTGTTTTCGTTACCGTCCACTGAACCGTCAGCATATCGCCGCCCCCCGCTTGGTCGAGCCGGTTGATCTGATCCGGGTTGGACAAGGCGCTGATGACAGACAGTTGCGTCATAGCATCGCCGATAATGTGGCCGGGATCGTGATCGAGACGTTGGGGAGCGGACGAGTCCCTCCATGGTGGTTACCGGCAATCGGTGAAGCCATCCGGCAGCGCATTCCGGTAGTCGCGGTGAGTCGGGCCGGTGTTGGTGGGTTAGGAGACGAATTTGGCTTCGTCGGGGCTTACCACGATCTGCGCAAGCTTGGGGTGATCTTTGCCCACGATCTGAGCGGGATCAAAGCGCGTCTCAAACTGATGGCGGCACTCGCCGTGGCGCGCTCGCCGGCTGAATTGCGCACACTCTTTCGCTAA
- a CDS encoding DUF4230 domain-containing protein: MIRRRTQRLDRLRRQREWDDELFDDVPTLRYRSRSTGSISPQLVFLVLLLLLVAVGGFWFMQRINELGSSVPSLQVIVQTPTPQIISGTAVVQRIQQLSRLETSKYTIERVIDIRQGSNIPIIGDWLAGDAILLIAHGTVIVGVDLSQLTTDDVIVSPDGQRITVRLPPVQVLSATLDNSKTRVYSRERGLFAPENPNLETLARQTAEQQILQAACEDGIMEQGTRNAEMAIRQFLGLMDNVTVEVITSPPGECQVMP, encoded by the coding sequence ATGATACGACGACGTACACAACGGCTCGACCGGCTGCGTCGGCAACGCGAATGGGATGATGAGTTGTTCGATGATGTGCCAACACTACGTTATCGATCACGTTCAACCGGGAGTATTTCACCACAACTTGTCTTCCTCGTGTTGCTCCTGCTGCTCGTCGCTGTTGGTGGCTTCTGGTTCATGCAACGTATCAACGAACTCGGTAGCAGCGTGCCGAGTTTGCAGGTGATCGTGCAAACACCGACACCGCAGATCATTAGTGGTACGGCGGTCGTTCAGCGTATTCAGCAATTGAGCCGGCTTGAAACGAGTAAGTACACGATCGAGCGCGTCATTGACATTCGCCAAGGCAGCAACATTCCGATTATTGGCGACTGGCTGGCCGGCGATGCCATCTTGCTGATTGCCCACGGCACCGTGATCGTTGGGGTCGATCTGAGCCAACTCACCACTGATGATGTAATCGTATCGCCTGATGGGCAACGCATTACCGTGCGCTTACCGCCGGTACAGGTGCTGAGCGCAACCCTCGACAACAGCAAAACGCGCGTCTATAGCCGTGAGCGTGGCCTCTTTGCGCCGGAAAACCCCAATCTTGAAACACTGGCCCGGCAGACTGCCGAACAGCAGATCCTGCAAGCCGCCTGTGAAGATGGCATTATGGAGCAAGGTACGCGCAATGCTGAAATGGCCATCCGTCAGTTTCTCGGTCTGATGGACAACGTTACGGTTGAGGTCATCACCTCACCGCCAGGTGAATGTCAAGTCATGCCTTGA
- a CDS encoding lysylphosphatidylglycerol synthase transmembrane domain-containing protein: protein MARPWLSWLLRLIGPALLIGFLATSDLRLLWEILRSAELAPIVLSLALMPPFVIFKSWRWTQILRAMNISLDLPSACALYTVGLFYGTTTPGQAGDLLKAVYLRERGLPTAPALLSVVLDRLCDLIIMALLGMIGVFALGQLLPSRELQQLIVIAMGIGLIVVTTLLTARKPRSWLLTEVLPRVAPRLRTRLDRWNEQMHSLTITPRLVIAVSGATLLSVAFTFTRLWLLFLALGLMAIPLPVIVGASALIAVLQALPISIGGVGVRDLILIAILAAYGYTQEQALALSAIFLLINIEHSLVGFIVSFWYPLGRSGTISL from the coding sequence ATGGCGCGCCCGTGGCTCTCGTGGTTGCTGCGTTTGATCGGGCCGGCGCTGTTGATCGGGTTTCTGGCAACGAGCGATCTACGCTTACTCTGGGAGATTCTCCGTTCAGCAGAACTCGCACCGATCGTACTATCGCTGGCGCTCATGCCACCGTTTGTCATTTTTAAATCATGGCGCTGGACCCAAATCCTCCGCGCAATGAACATTTCGCTCGATTTGCCTTCAGCCTGTGCCCTTTACACCGTCGGTCTTTTTTACGGTACGACCACGCCGGGGCAAGCCGGTGATCTGCTCAAAGCGGTCTATCTGCGGGAACGAGGTTTACCGACGGCGCCGGCCTTGCTCTCGGTGGTGCTTGATCGACTGTGCGACCTGATCATCATGGCGCTCCTGGGGATGATCGGCGTCTTTGCCTTAGGCCAACTGTTGCCGAGCCGTGAACTCCAACAACTGATCGTCATCGCAATGGGTATCGGGTTGATCGTTGTGACAACGCTGCTTACTGCTCGCAAGCCGCGCTCATGGCTCTTAACCGAGGTGTTGCCGCGCGTAGCGCCTCGCTTACGTACCCGTCTTGACCGTTGGAATGAGCAGATGCATAGCCTCACCATCACGCCTCGGCTGGTCATTGCGGTAAGCGGTGCAACCCTCCTCTCGGTCGCTTTTACCTTTACCCGCCTGTGGCTGCTCTTTCTCGCCCTCGGTCTTATGGCTATTCCGCTGCCGGTGATCGTCGGCGCATCGGCGTTGATTGCCGTGTTGCAAGCCTTACCCATTTCAATTGGTGGGGTGGGCGTGCGTGATCTGATCCTTATCGCGATCCTTGCTGCTTATGGCTATACCCAAGAGCAAGCGCTTGCTCTTTCGGCTATTTTCTTACTGATCAACATCGAACATTCGCTGGTCGGTTTCATCGTCTCGTTCTGGTACCCCCTCGGTCGTAGTGGTACAATATCCCTATGA
- a CDS encoding response regulator transcription factor, with amino-acid sequence MMRVPYGVLLGGLGSYVDSYLASLLTDAGYQVWVAIGQQAVINTLSRQVEVALIDLPGSTYLDQMVRLHADFTGILCIIGPRNDQLIVAALEGGADDYIPRPFRSDELLARLRAQLRRRQRYLPPPFSIGRLHFDLAQRTVTYAETPLALDLSTFTLLRVLAEKPYHILPANEVADLVWGRGNEHRHQLLAQTWQRLCQQLDNAPELCGNPTQGLGLTSPNAV; translated from the coding sequence ATGATGAGAGTGCCCTATGGTGTGCTACTCGGTGGCTTGGGTAGCTATGTCGATAGCTACCTTGCTTCACTCCTGACCGATGCCGGTTATCAGGTGTGGGTGGCGATCGGTCAGCAGGCGGTGATCAATACGTTGAGTCGACAGGTTGAGGTAGCGCTGATCGATCTACCGGGAAGCACCTATCTTGACCAAATGGTTCGCTTACATGCCGACTTTACCGGTATCCTTTGCATCATCGGTCCACGTAACGACCAATTGATCGTCGCAGCGCTTGAAGGAGGCGCCGACGATTACATTCCGCGCCCGTTTCGGAGTGATGAGTTACTGGCTCGGCTGCGGGCACAGTTACGGCGGCGGCAACGCTATCTGCCACCGCCCTTCTCAATTGGTCGTTTGCACTTCGATCTCGCGCAACGTACTGTTACGTATGCCGAAACACCCCTTGCCCTCGACCTATCAACGTTTACGTTGCTCCGTGTGTTAGCGGAGAAGCCGTATCATATCCTCCCGGCTAACGAAGTCGCAGATCTGGTCTGGGGGCGCGGGAACGAGCATCGGCATCAACTGCTCGCCCAGACGTGGCAGCGGTTGTGTCAACAACTCGACAACGCGCCTGAACTGTGCGGCAACCCTACACAAGGACTAGGGCTAACAAGCCCTAACGCGGTATAA
- a CDS encoding class I SAM-dependent DNA methyltransferase, with amino-acid sequence MTYERYATVYDGSGQIRFAVLTAMYLNEIVQRHPVTGRRVLDIACGTGTLLAILAEQGWTVAGIDASAAMLEQAATKLATVTSEVELRRGDIRHIADIMPAQTFDLVTCTYDSLNYLLSPTDLAACFWGVAHVLVPGGLFVGDMNTRHFLAVDWETCLLHEQPGYVQIERSHFEPASAISTMWLTGFIGNDDDGYERFDEIHIERAYPPEQVAALMTNAGLVIEGCYDGFTFQSPCATTQRIHWVARKPLCQNY; translated from the coding sequence ATGACTTACGAACGTTATGCTACCGTGTACGACGGAAGTGGTCAGATCCGCTTTGCCGTGCTGACCGCTATGTACCTGAACGAGATTGTACAGCGCCATCCGGTCACGGGTCGGCGCGTGCTCGACATAGCATGTGGGACCGGCACCCTGTTGGCAATTCTCGCCGAACAAGGGTGGACGGTTGCGGGTATTGATGCTTCAGCCGCCATGTTGGAACAGGCGGCCACCAAACTTGCTACCGTCACAAGCGAGGTTGAGTTACGGCGAGGTGACATCCGTCACATAGCTGATATAATGCCGGCACAGACGTTTGATCTCGTAACGTGTACCTATGATAGCCTTAACTATCTGCTCAGCCCCACCGATCTGGCCGCTTGCTTCTGGGGGGTTGCCCACGTGCTGGTGCCGGGTGGATTGTTCGTTGGCGATATGAATACCCGTCACTTTCTGGCCGTTGATTGGGAGACATGCTTACTCCATGAACAACCGGGATATGTGCAGATAGAACGTTCTCATTTCGAGCCGGCAAGTGCCATCTCAACGATGTGGCTCACCGGCTTTATCGGTAATGATGACGATGGGTACGAGCGCTTCGATGAGATTCACATTGAGCGCGCGTATCCGCCCGAACAGGTTGCCGCACTGATGACCAATGCCGGTCTTGTCATCGAAGGGTGCTACGACGGCTTTACGTTTCAATCGCCTTGTGCTACGACCCAGCGTATCCATTGGGTCGCCCGAAAACCGTTATGCCAAAACTACTAA